One window of the Nicotiana tabacum cultivar K326 chromosome 4, ASM71507v2, whole genome shotgun sequence genome contains the following:
- the LOC107791385 gene encoding bidirectional sugar transporter SWEET12 gives MSGHWAFAFGVLGNIVSFIVFLSPLPTFYRIYKKKSTEGYQSIPYVVALFSSMLWIYYAFLKTNTTLLITINSFGVFIETIYVGFYLFYAPKKARVQTVKMLLLSVVGGFGAIVLVTQFLFKGAVRGQVVGWICLVFSLCVFVAPLGIVRKVIKTKSVEYMPLLLSVFLTLSAVMWFFYGLLLKDINIAAPNVLGFIFGIVQIVLYVIYSKKEKANLKEPKLPEIQKPAVIVVDENMNKKKIPELTQEQIIDIVKLGLLVCADKVHVASCPHDNTCAAKVENIPKLQTVKA, from the exons ATGTCTGGTCACTGGGCTTTTGCTTTTGGTGTTCTTG GTAACATTGTCTCGTTCATTGTGTTCCTTTCTCCACT GCCCACGTTCTATAGAATCTACAAGAAGAAATCAACAGAAGGCTATCAATCGATTCCTTATGTGGTTGCTCTCTTCAGTTCCATGCTTTGGATATACTATGCATTTCTCAAGACCAACACTACACTCCTCATCACTATTAACTCCTTTGGGGTCTTCATTGAAACTATCTACGTTGGTTTCTATCTGTTCTACGCACCAAAGAAAGCCAGG GTCCAAACTGTGAAGATGCTCCTATTATCAGTGGTGGGTGGCTTTGGTGCTATTGTTCTGGTTACCCAATTTCTATTCAAAGGAGCAGTTCGAGGGCAAGTGGTTGGATGGATTTGCCTTGTGTTTTCCTTGTGTGTGTTTGTAGCACCCTTAGGCATTGTG AGAAAAGTTATAAAAACAAAGAGTGTGGAATACATGCCACTGCTCCTATCAGTGTTTCTCACGTTAAGTGCAGTGATGTGGTTCTTCTATGGTCTTTTACTAAAAGACATTAACATTGCT GCACCAAACGTATTGGGATTCATCTTTGGTATTGTCCAAATAGTGCTCTACGTAATATACAGCAAAAAGGAGAAGGCAAACCTAAAAGAGCCGAAACTTCCAGAGATACAAAAGCCAGCAGTGATTGTGGTGGATGAGAACATGAATAAGAAGAAGATTCCAGAACTAACACAGGAACAGATTATTGATATTGTGAAGCTTGGTTTACTGGTTTGCGCAGATAAAGTACACGTAGCATCGTGTCCGCATGATAATACATGCGCAGCTAAAGTAGAAAACATACCCAAGCTGCAAACTGTGAAAGCCTAA